The Chloroflexaceae bacterium DNA window GCTCTCGACCACCTGGCGAGCGACGGCATTGACCGTGGTGACGCCGACGTCTTCGCGGGAGAGCAAGTTGTGGATGGCGGCAATGGACTGGATGCGGGCGGCGCTCTCGCGGAGGGCCTTAGCCCCCTGGCTCCCCGGCTCCAGGCGGCGCAGTTGCATGGCCAGCAGGGCAGAAATTGTCTGAAGATTGTTGCGCACGCGGTGGTGCATCTCCTGGAGCAGGGCCGACTTGATCGCCAGGGCGCGCTGGCTCTCATCGTAGAGCCGGGCGTTCTCAATGGCGATGGCGGCTTCGTCGGCGAAGGTGCTCAGAAGGCGCACCTGCTCGTAGTCGAACAAGTGCGGCTGGCGCTTGTAGAGACAGATCCCGCCGATGGTGCGCTCGCGGGCGCGCAGCGGCATGCAGAAGAGCGAGTGGAAGCCCTCGCGGGCGGCGACGCTGGCCATCTCGGGGAAACGGGCGTCTTGATAGGCATTCATCACCGCCAGGGGCCGGCTGTCGCGCACCGTCTGAATGATAAACTCCCGCACACCGTCGCCCTCGCCGCCGTGACTGGCTACCAGTTGCAACTGGCCATCATCGTTCATCTGGAAGATCGCCGCCCGGTCAGCCTGGGCAAGTTCGACCGCCTTCTCGACGATCAGCGAGAGCACTCCTGAGAGGCCGATCTGCTCGGCAATACTCTTTGAAACCTGTTGCAGCGTGGTCAACTCGCGCAGCTTTTGATGCAGGCGCTCATCGGTCTGCTGGTAGAGCTGGGCGTTGGCGATGAAGAAGGCCAGTTCGCCGGCGGCCACCTCAACGAAGGAGATCTCCTCAGCGGTAAACTCGCGGGGGCCAATCGTCTGCACAGTGATCACCCCCTGGAGCTTGTCGGCGCTAAACTGGAAGCGCTCGGCATTGAAGAGCACGATGGGCACGGCGAGCATCGAGCGGAACGGCTCCTCGCCCAGTTGCGGCTCGGCCTTGAAGCGCGGCTCCTGCCACACATCGCGCACGCTGACCGGGTGGCCCAGTTGCGCGGCCCAGCCGGTCACTCCCTGCCCCAGGCGCGAGACCACCTGGCCGATCGCGGCGCGGTTGAGGCCCCGTGCGGCCCGCAGCACCAGTTCGTCACGGTGCTTATCGTACAGATACACCGAACAGGCCTCGACTCCCACCACCTGAGCCACGGTTTCCACAACGGTTTGCAGCGAGGTGTCGAGATCCAGGGTCGAATTAGCGGCCGAGATGATGCGGTGCAGGCCATTCAGTTCGGTGGCGCGCGCGAGCAGGCGCGTTTCCCACTCACGAGTGCGCTGCTCTTCCTGGGCCGCGCCGTAGGCCAGCAGCAATTCGCTAACCACCAGGCCCTGGGAGAGCTTAAGGCGGGCCGCGATGTTGAGACCCACCTCGGTCAGCACCTCGGCGGCGCCGCCCTGGGCGTACCAGAGCGCGCCGATATGACGCAAACCGCTAACGCGGGCGTCCTGGCTGCTCTCGCGTTCCAGTTGTTCGATCAGTTCGGCAATCCCCGGCGACGTTTCGCGCAGGGTCGCCAGCAGATCCGGCGGCTGCGAAGTGACAACGTCG harbors:
- a CDS encoding GAF domain-containing protein, with product MSNQPLATAVQPGMYDVVTSQPPDLLATLRETSPGIAELIEQLERESSQDARVSGLRHIGALWYAQGGAAEVLTEVGLNIAARLKLSQGLVVSELLLAYGAAQEEQRTREWETRLLARATELNGLHRIISAANSTLDLDTSLQTVVETVAQVVGVEACSVYLYDKHRDELVLRAARGLNRAAIGQVVSRLGQGVTGWAAQLGHPVSVRDVWQEPRFKAEPQLGEEPFRSMLAVPIVLFNAERFQFSADKLQGVITVQTIGPREFTAEEISFVEVAAGELAFFIANAQLYQQTDERLHQKLRELTTLQQVSKSIAEQIGLSGVLSLIVEKAVELAQADRAAIFQMNDDGQLQLVASHGGEGDGVREFIIQTVRDSRPLAVMNAYQDARFPEMASVAAREGFHSLFCMPLRARERTIGGICLYKRQPHLFDYEQVRLLSTFADEAAIAIENARLYDESQRALAIKSALLQEMHHRVRNNLQTISALLAMQLRRLEPGSQGAKALRESAARIQSIAAIHNLLSREDVGVTTVNAVARQVVESAQATLVNTEAPVRFAVMGDEVRVGSRDATVLALVINELISNALSHGLAVEGGCVEVEATLQDGMVTVEVRDDGPRHPPPPRPAHSSGLGLQIIETLVHEDLHGEFRLERDEQNGWTRARVRFPQRAIGEGGDAP